A segment of the Lineus longissimus chromosome 11, tnLinLong1.2, whole genome shotgun sequence genome:
ATGCTGCTGTCTCAGGCTTACTTTGATAAGGATGAGTCAATTGCTACAGGCACTGGCAACATCTCGGTCGGTCAGTGGAAGAAGATGTATAAACAACGCCTTAATAAAACGGTAAGAATCAGAAGTAGATGTAACCACCAGGATATCTTTCTGCACCGAATACACTGTTCTCAGTCTCACATCAGTGTTCAGGGTAAACAGTCTTTGGATGTCAACATGGGCAGCGTTTTCTTGGAGGTCAGTCCTGTCTGTAGAAATGTTGCCATTTCAACGATCACAAGGACATATTGTTTTTACCTCATGATAATGATCACCATTTTTAGTTAGATCGAAATTGATAAGTTTGAAGTGACTTTTTCAAGATGAATGACTATCACTCGCTTCTTTTTTAGGGGAACTCGTTCAAAACTGTTGGTAACTATGCTGGCTATGCGTTTGATGCTGTCTGGGTCTATGCCTACGCACTCGATCGTCTGCTCTCCAAATATCCTTCAGCGATTGATTCAATGCGCTTAAAATACTCCGGGTAAGAACTCATGATTATTGTACTGTTACTGTTAATAATGATAAGCATTACTTTAGCTCTTGTTCAAGCAGCTTCTCACTGGTTCTTTGGAGTATTATCATCTGTGTCTCCACGCAGAGGCTCGGGGCTGTGGATGAGTTGCCACAAACCATGACATCCCTGGTTGGCTTCAAGTGCAATATAAGAAGTCACATTCATTTCTTTTCCAACTGGTAACAGGTTGCTCCTGAAATACATCAACCAGACTGATTTCAAGGGCGTGACGGGCCATCTTGCCTTCAGCGGAGCAGACCGGCCCGGCATCATCCTACTCCAACAGTTCTCTGCCAGCAACAACTTGACGACCATAGGACGCTACGTGCCAGTCACAAAAGGTGGCAAGATGGAGATTAATAATTCACTCATCCAATGGCTGATGCCGCGTAACGAGAAACCCGACGACGGTACCATTAGTAAGTTACGTTCATTTCAAATTTGCGGACTTTTGGACTATTGTTTGATATCTTAGTCTCAGTGCAAGCCAGCTTTTGATATCAGATCAACttgtgatgatgtcattgatctttGGCCGTGTATTCTACTTTATTTAGCATGACACTCCTGCAGCAAATGTCAGCATTTTTCTCCAGGAATGAGGTTTTGAATTCGTCAAAGATATGCGACTTTATGTCATGATTCATAAGATGTAGCTAAGTCTGTCGGAAAGGTGAGTCTAGGTCATAAAATTCATCTCAACTTCTCTGATATTCTTTTCATGTTCTTTCAGGTCCTGAAGTCTGTTCTATCGAATCGTTCCGTGCCATTTTCGGCGTCGACTGTAACATGGCTATCGTCATAGCAACCATCTTTGGTTTTGGATCGCTCGTCATTCTACTCATAGTGATCCCAATCATGTGCATTAAGAAAAGGTGGGTACATTTCATTCCCAGGTAGATTTACCTTCAAATATTGTAAATTGCCTAATTTTGATAGTGACAAGGTTGCTCATGTGGCAGAGTGAACCATtcgtttttttaatttcaatgttCTATGCGCAAAAAGGATCCTTGTTAAATTTTAGTTACTTTTCAAAGGTATGATAAGAAGTCCCGAGAAACCCGAGCCCGCATGAAAGAACTTGGACTGATGTCTCCAGACGTCGAGTGGCTTAATCTTGATGAATGGGAGATGCCACGTGAAAAAGTGGTGCTGAATCGTAAGCTTGGAGAAGGAGCGTTCGGAACTGTGTACGGTGGTGAGGCTTACATGATGGCTGGGGCATCAATGATGCAGGGGAGTAACTGGGTGGCGTGTGCTGTGAAGACCCTCAAGGTGGGCTCCTCATCTCACGAGAAGGTAGGTGGAATGATCTTCGTTCTCCAGTTCCTCTTGTAAAAGTTTGTCAATGTGGTTGGGTGCCAATTTGTAACCTCCTCTGGCAGAAGGAGGCACGTGTAAAGATACTCAATAAAAAACCCTGCAGTAACCTCACCTTAGATGGTGTTTACTTTAAAACAGCATGGGAAGTTCATATGGCGAGATTTCCCCAAGATCACAAGGGATGTGTCCCTCTTGGTTATTTCGTTTTGACCTGAATGTCACTTTCACTTCAGATGGATTTCTTAACGGAGGCCAGTCTGATGAAAAGGTTTGAAGACAATAACATTGTCAAGTTATTGGGAGTGTGTACACGAGGTGAACCAGCTTACTGTGTGATGGAGTTTATGCTTTACGGTAAGTCTTTCAAACAATTCCTGGGCCTAGGATTAACCAGTTCTATGCTCACTATGTTCAAAAATGGGTAATTAGGTAAGTTCTGTGATGGGGCTCATGATATTCCAGCTTTGGCCACTGAAGTGGGGGGGGGCAAACGTGACAATCATATTGCTTTGATCCTTACCAAAGTCGTATCTCGGTTAGATCTATTGTATTGACGTATACACATTTCTCCTGTTGTGTAGGTGATCTTAAGACGTACATGTTGGCGCGTCGCCAGCTTGTCACCAAGTCACCCGATAATGAAGAAGTCTCGTCTCTCAGCCTCACCAAGATGGCACTGGATGTCATCAACGGGCTGAAATATCTTACAGATAACAAATATGTACATAGGTAAGGCATACATGAAAAACACATCCCTTGATCAACTGATTCAGACAATTCTTGTACCACTAAACTGCATTTGCTCTCCACTACCCAAACCCATTGACTTCTCAGTCTTTCAGTCAATTTATCCTCAGGTGGCATTGTGCAGTATGTACACCTGCTTTTACAACTGACTCCTGATTATGCAATAACTTTGAAGCAATGGTCCTGTTGTGTTTTTTAATCCCCCTATGCACAGCTAGTGTACACACACATGGATAGGAAATGAGTGCTTAGGCCAATTAAGTGGTGGGTAGTAATATGGTAATTAGCAACAATAGCTCACAGTGTTTAAAAGTAGACTCTGCTTTTGATGTTTTGGAAAGATTAGTGCCCTTTGTACTTCTCAACAAGGTTACCagtaatacatgtgaaaacgttgTAGTGTTTGCCTGTAGTAGACTGTTTCTCCCTGTGATTGAAGTCATTTGTTTTTGGTAAGACCTGTTTGCCTTTCCTGACTATTGGATCTTAGTCTTCACAACCCAATGCACACTGCAGTGTGCATTGGGTTGCACCACAAACAGGCTTTTACCAAAATGCCATACTTAATCTTTATATTCTTTTTTTGCCAGAGATCTTGCGTGCCGGAACTGCCTTGTTGGTGATTTGAGGGTTGTTAAAATTGGTGACTTTGGTATGACGCGTCCAATGATCGAGACAGATTACTACAGATTTAGCAAAAAAGGTGAGTTGGAAGTTTTGAAAATCTTCCATCTtcaaaaattgaacttgaaaatcCATCTAAAGATGATATTCAACAATGCCATTCTGTAGACTGATATACCCTGTTGATAAACACTATTTTCATGTGTGTATATTGTTGTCTTTCAGGGATGCTTCCAGTTCGTTGGATGGCTCCAGAAAGCCTCAGTGATGGGATTTTCACGCCTCACTCTGACATCTGGAGCTACGGCATCCTACTCTATGAGATTCTGACGTTCGGTAGCTTCCCATATCAGGGCCTTTCAAACAATCAAGTTCTGGAATATGTCAAGAATGGCAACAAGTTGTCCATACCACTAGCTTGTACAAAAGAAATGTAAGTGTTTAAAAAGCTTCATTGCAAAATGTGATATCCGTTTTTGCCATCAGAAAAAAGGATTTATTTCGAAATGGTGTTGCCTAAAATTTGGCGCAGTCTGATATTCTGTATGGCAGCCAAGTTTTACTGATCTCTCTTCTGTTTTTCTCTTTCAGGCAGGATCTAATGGAAGCATGTTGGCGATTTGATTTTCCCGACCGGCCAACACCAGATGCAATAAGAGATTACCTGACAGAGCGGCCACAACTCATCAAGCCATGTTTGGATACGCCATCGTCTGCTGTCGTAATCGAGGGCACGGACTCTTTAGAATTTGCTCTTCCTTCGACACGGAAACACACAACGACCAGTCGTAGTTTCTCAGGAAGTGCTGCTGCTGGACTACTCACCGTTAACCCAGCTGAGATTGCCAAATTAATCGCAAAAAATGAAGACAGTACAACCGTGACGCGGAGTAATTCAGGGGATTCATTCACGGCCGAGGAAAATGTGGGGTATGTGACGATAGGCACGCCCGACCCGGTAGGGTCATGTGATCATTTGAACCACTCGAAGGAGTTTATCTCAGGGTCCAGAGAACGAGTGACGCGGCATTCGATACCAAAGTTATTTGGGTCGAAAGATAAAATCCCCCCTTTGGTTAACCGTGACACAAAACCAAAGGAGATTTTGAAACATTTAGAGAATGATCGGAAAAACCATGTGGGCAACAATGTACATATGTCGGTGCATTATTCAAGTCTGCCACTCGATAATGGCGACTGCGGGCGGGAACAGTTGACGCAAGTCTAGCGATCAAGGATAACGTATCTGTGTGCTGCTGTACAACGACCTACTAGTTGATATGAGACAGACTTCTAAAACCAGGAGATACTTTCACTACTCACTATTCACTGAGAAGTGGCTAACTAATTCACGTTTGCATTTGTTAGAAAATCACTGGAGATATCATTCGTGTACAAGAACTTTTGGATATATTTTAAGTCTCATGTTAGGATATCGCTGGATGTATATCTTAAACTTGGATATATCTGTATGGGTTTATTTTGCATTAGGTTTTAGATATCTGGATTAACCAGTGCTTCTTCAGCCAGTgtgttaccatgacaacagtTGCTCAGTTGCCATGGTTGCATAAGTTTCCATAGCATTTTCTGTTGCTGAATTTCAGAATTTGAGAGATATTTTAAACTAATCGTATTGTTGTAGTGCCAAATTTGGTACTCATGTTGGTTATTCGTTTTGGTGCATACCATGTATACCTCAGGCTCAGGTAGTGTGGGCACAGGACTTAAATAATTCATGTAATTCATTCCAGAAGTAGCTAGCCTACATATGCCAAAGTTGTACTGTAGTTTATGGTATCTGGAAAAAACCCATCTTATATTATTTTAAAAGGGCCATTTGTTCGATTCACTTAAGTGTGTTGTGTTTGCTGATTTTGCGAATAACCTGGATTTGCGAAAAAAACTATGGCAAACATAAGCTTTTTTTATTCGAACAACGAAAAGCAAGTTTGTAATTTGCAAAAAAAAGTCATGTAAATCTTGATTTTCATCAggaattttttccaaaaatttggtggtttcaTAGTTTCAAAGGAACATTTTTCAACCACAAggttgttgggggggggggggttattttgAGTTttccttcttctcttatcaGTATGCAGTATTATTATGATTTATTATTTATCCCAAGTCaccttttgaagcatttttgcaTTGTGACCATCATGACATCACACCTTGTGTGGTTTGAGAAATGTTTACAGAAAGCGACAGGTACATTTTTTTAACGAAACATTTGAAACTGGATTTAACGGGCCATGATCGTTTTCTTCAGTCTTGAGAAGTTGGTGGGCTGGTTTCTCTAAGCTTTGAC
Coding sequences within it:
- the LOC135495414 gene encoding uncharacterized protein LOC135495414 isoform X1; its protein translation is MATSTLLVLVVMVTVVTSKCLIDRPDVKPKRNLYHGSSELNLTLEGSTRTSHQLANTILKILLEEVLGYKWVNIKVEEGNINAEAVVRRVSGLSNPNCSIPDTMVNLEVWMLPGFNVEAWVSSGHLIDCGPLGPLALFGWYMSSFTVDKFWKNNKHIIVDHYRSLMQPNFTQQFNYQDKLPRIESMMRDPITTRYYCTAADCDSGIYYSSRCRSGPNVESCAMLFSDYPATDSNILKNQIENFGLYVNIVWLGSHLASFVTEQTALNRPILFFNWRPNTFTSGKNFTRIAFPICMDDQQTARPLNCDFSINQLSKVVWAPLKTKAPEAFHLINQMSFTNQVYQNLLNTYREHSEQFVIVNRTRVYNKIGCEWIQSNELIWTRWLPHNLSNKTTIYIGGMISMTGTAYKDPGIAEVVSMATDLINKNTSLLADYNLKVLVQDTKCAPDEVMKAFIKYVTNKTHPIVAVLGPACSVATKPLARVSKHFNTTVLSYGAEALELSTKSIYPLFFRTVPNFGQYGAVFNAAFKEFGWKRVGMMVAVEHYAFLQHVFKTNGIEIVLYLQIPAETHSFDAEMHALVRQYLRQLKEKNVKIIIGEFYDYAARSVMCGALKLGMTAREGYQWFLPGWYEMGWWDTDRFNNPPEFLIGLSIKESVECSTKDMLSAIDGYMLLSQAYFDKDESIATGTGNISVGQWKKMYKQRLNKTGNSFKTVGNYAGYAFDAVWVYAYALDRLLSKYPSAIDSMRLKYSGLLLKYINQTDFKGVTGHLAFSGADRPGIILLQQFSASNNLTTIGRYVPVTKGGKMEINNSLIQWLMPRNEKPDDGTISPEVCSIESFRAIFGVDCNMAIVIATIFGFGSLVILLIVIPIMCIKKRYDKKSRETRARMKELGLMSPDVEWLNLDEWEMPREKVVLNRKLGEGAFGTVYGGEAYMMAGASMMQGSNWVACAVKTLKVGSSSHEKMDFLTEASLMKRFEDNNIVKLLGVCTRGEPAYCVMEFMLYGDLKTYMLARRQLVTKSPDNEEVSSLSLTKMALDVINGLKYLTDNKYVHRDLACRNCLVGDLRVVKIGDFGMTRPMIETDYYRFSKKGMLPVRWMAPESLSDGIFTPHSDIWSYGILLYEILTFGSFPYQGLSNNQVLEYVKNGNKLSIPLACTKEMQDLMEACWRFDFPDRPTPDAIRDYLTERPQLIKPCLDTPSSAVVIEGTDSLEFALPSTRKHTTTSRSFSGSAAAGLLTVNPAEIAKLIAKNEDSTTVTRSNSGDSFTAEENVGYVTIGTPDPVGSCDHLNHSKEFISGSRERVTRHSIPKLFGSKDKIPPLVNRDTKPKEILKHLENDRKNHVGNNVHMSVHYSSLPLDNGDCGREQLTQV
- the LOC135495414 gene encoding uncharacterized protein LOC135495414 isoform X2; its protein translation is MATSTLLVLVVMVTVVTSKCLIDRPDVKPKRNLYHGSSELNLTLEGSTRTSHQLANTILKILLEEVLGYKWVNIKVEEGNINAEAVVRRVSGLSNPNCSIPDTMVNLEVWMLPGFNVEAWVSSGHLIDCGPLGPLALFGWYMSSFTVDKFWKNNKHIIVDHYRSLMQPNFTQQFNYQDKLPRIESMMRDPITTRYYCTAADCDSGIYYSSRCRSGPNVESCAMLFSDYPATDSNILKNQIENFGLYVNIVWLGSHLASFVTEQTALNRPILFFNWRPNTFTSGKNFTRIAFPICMDDQQTARPLNCDFSINQLSKVVWAPLKTKAPEAFHLINQMSFTNQVYQNLLNTYREHSEQFVIVNRTRVYNKIGCEWIQSNELIWTRWLPHNLSNKTTIYIGGMISMTGTAYKDPGIAEVVSMATDLINKNTSLLADYNLKVLVQDTKCAPDEVMKAFIKYVTNKTHPIVAVLGPACSVATKPLARVSKHFNTTVLSYGAEALELSTKSIYPLFFRTVPNFGQYGAVFNAAFKEFGWKRVGMMVAVEHYAFLQHVFKTNGIEIVLYLQIPAETHSFDAEMDPLTQWYLRQLKEKNVKIIIGEFYDYAARSVMCGALKLGMTAREGYQWFLPGWYEMGWWDTDRFNNPPEFLIGLSIKESVECSTKDMLSAIDGYMLLSQAYFDKDESIATGTGNISVGQWKKMYKQRLNKTGNSFKTVGNYAGYAFDAVWVYAYALDRLLSKYPSAIDSMRLKYSGLLLKYINQTDFKGVTGHLAFSGADRPGIILLQQFSASNNLTTIGRYVPVTKGGKMEINNSLIQWLMPRNEKPDDGTISPEVCSIESFRAIFGVDCNMAIVIATIFGFGSLVILLIVIPIMCIKKRYDKKSRETRARMKELGLMSPDVEWLNLDEWEMPREKVVLNRKLGEGAFGTVYGGEAYMMAGASMMQGSNWVACAVKTLKVGSSSHEKMDFLTEASLMKRFEDNNIVKLLGVCTRGEPAYCVMEFMLYGDLKTYMLARRQLVTKSPDNEEVSSLSLTKMALDVINGLKYLTDNKYVHRDLACRNCLVGDLRVVKIGDFGMTRPMIETDYYRFSKKGMLPVRWMAPESLSDGIFTPHSDIWSYGILLYEILTFGSFPYQGLSNNQVLEYVKNGNKLSIPLACTKEMQDLMEACWRFDFPDRPTPDAIRDYLTERPQLIKPCLDTPSSAVVIEGTDSLEFALPSTRKHTTTSRSFSGSAAAGLLTVNPAEIAKLIAKNEDSTTVTRSNSGDSFTAEENVGYVTIGTPDPVGSCDHLNHSKEFISGSRERVTRHSIPKLFGSKDKIPPLVNRDTKPKEILKHLENDRKNHVGNNVHMSVHYSSLPLDNGDCGREQLTQV
- the LOC135495414 gene encoding uncharacterized protein LOC135495414 isoform X3, with translation MATSTLLVLVVMVTVVTSKCLIDRPDVKPKRNLYHGSSELNLTLEGSTRTSHQLANTILKILLEEVLGYKWVNIKVEEGNINAEAVVRRVSGLSNPNCSIPDTMVNLEVWMLPGFNVEAWVSSGHLIDCGPLGPLALFGWYMSSFTVDKFWKNNKHIIVDHYRSLMQPNFTQQFNYQDKLPRIESMMRDPITTRYYCTAADCDSGIYYSSRCRSGPNVESCAMLFSDYPATDSNILKNQIENFGLYVNIVWLGSHLASFVTEQTALNRPILFFNWRPNTFTSGKNFTRIAFPICMDDQQTARPLNCDFSINQLSKVVWAPLKTKAPEAFHLINQMSFTNQVYQNLLNTYREHSEQFVIVNRTRVYNKIGCEWIQSNELIWTRWLPHNLSNKTTIYIGGMISMTGTAYKDPGIAEVVSMATDLINKNTSLLADYNLKVLVQDTKCAPDEVMKAFIKYVTNKTHPIVAVLGPACSVATKPLARVSKHFNTTVLSYGAEALELSTKSIYPLFFRTVPNFGQYGAVFNAAFKEFGWKRVGMMVAVEHYAFLQHVFKTNGIEIVLYLQIPAETHSFDAEMYLRQLKEKNVKIIIGEFYDYAARSVMCGALKLGMTAREGYQWFLPGWYEMGWWDTDRFNNPPEFLIGLSIKESVECSTKDMLSAIDGYMLLSQAYFDKDESIATGTGNISVGQWKKMYKQRLNKTGNSFKTVGNYAGYAFDAVWVYAYALDRLLSKYPSAIDSMRLKYSGLLLKYINQTDFKGVTGHLAFSGADRPGIILLQQFSASNNLTTIGRYVPVTKGGKMEINNSLIQWLMPRNEKPDDGTISPEVCSIESFRAIFGVDCNMAIVIATIFGFGSLVILLIVIPIMCIKKRYDKKSRETRARMKELGLMSPDVEWLNLDEWEMPREKVVLNRKLGEGAFGTVYGGEAYMMAGASMMQGSNWVACAVKTLKVGSSSHEKMDFLTEASLMKRFEDNNIVKLLGVCTRGEPAYCVMEFMLYGDLKTYMLARRQLVTKSPDNEEVSSLSLTKMALDVINGLKYLTDNKYVHRDLACRNCLVGDLRVVKIGDFGMTRPMIETDYYRFSKKGMLPVRWMAPESLSDGIFTPHSDIWSYGILLYEILTFGSFPYQGLSNNQVLEYVKNGNKLSIPLACTKEMQDLMEACWRFDFPDRPTPDAIRDYLTERPQLIKPCLDTPSSAVVIEGTDSLEFALPSTRKHTTTSRSFSGSAAAGLLTVNPAEIAKLIAKNEDSTTVTRSNSGDSFTAEENVGYVTIGTPDPVGSCDHLNHSKEFISGSRERVTRHSIPKLFGSKDKIPPLVNRDTKPKEILKHLENDRKNHVGNNVHMSVHYSSLPLDNGDCGREQLTQV